Proteins encoded together in one Musa acuminata AAA Group cultivar baxijiao chromosome BXJ3-6, Cavendish_Baxijiao_AAA, whole genome shotgun sequence window:
- the LOC135641793 gene encoding serine carboxypeptidase-like 45 translates to MQCVAWRAMVMAATLLRLCSSRELEPKPFRPDMIMKLPGQPPVSFQQFSGYITVDQLDRRALFYYFAEAEVDPSTRPLVLWLNGGPGCSSVGVGAFSENGPFRPKGAVLVRNEYSWNKEANMLYLETPAGVGFSYSSDSSYYEGVNDRMTATDNLVFLQRWFTKFPQYEGRDLYIAGESYAGHYVPQLAQLMVESDDKQRVFNLKGIALGNPVLEFSTDFNSRAEFFWSHGLISDSTYRIFTSACNYSRYVSEYYRGSLSSVCQRVMSQVTRETSRFVDKYDVTLDVCISSVLSQSMVLSPQQVTERVDVCVEDETVRYLNRRDVQSALHAHLDGVTKWTVCSSVLEYELLDLEVPTISVVGSLVKSGIPVLVYSGDQDSVIPLTGSRTLVQRLANELGLKTTVPYRVWFEGEQVGGWTQVYGEVLSFATVRGASHEAPFSQPERSLVLFRAFLQGRPLPETFTYAP, encoded by the exons ATGCAGTGTGTAGCATGGAGGGCGATGGTGATGGCTGCCACCCTGCTTCGACTGTGCTCCTCCAGGGAGCTGGAGCCCAAGCCGTTCCGCCCGGACATGATCATGAAGCTGCCTGGCCAACCTCCGGTCAGCTTCCAGCAGTTCTCAGGCTACATCACGGTGGATCAGCTCGACCGGAGGGCTCTTTTCTACTACTTCGCTGAAGCAGAGGTGGATCCTTCCACAAGGCCTCTGGTTCTCTGGTTGAATGGAG GGCCCGGTTGCTCCTCTGTTGGGGTTGGAGCATTCTCTGAGAACGGGCCTTTCAGACCAAAAGGCGCAGTGCTGGTGAGGAATGAGTATAGCTGGAACAAAG AAGCCAACATGTTGTACCTGGAGACCCCAGCAGGCGTCGGTTTCTCCTACTCCAGTGACTCCTCCTACTATGAGGGGGTGAACGATCGGATGACAG CCACGGATAATCTAGTCTTCCTGCAGCGCTGGTTCACCAAGTTCCCACAGTACGAGGGCAGGGACTTGTACATCGCTGGGGAAAGCTACGCAG GTCATTATGTTCCACAACTCGCCCAGCTCATGGTCGAATCTGATGACAAGCAGAGGGTCTTCAACCTTAAAGGCATCGCT CTGGGCAATCCGGTTCTCGAGTTCTCCACCGACTTCAACTCGAGAGCAGAGTTCTTCTGGTCGCATGGCTTGATCTCGGACTCCACGTACCGAATCTTCACTTCTGCTTGCAACTACTCACGCTATGTCAGCGAGTACTACAGAGGTTCCCTCAGCTCGGTGTGCCAACGAGTGATGAGCCAAGTGACCAGAGAAACGAGTAGATTCGTGGACAAGTACGATGTCACCCTCGACGTCTGCATCTCCTCCGTTCTATCTCAATCCATGGTTTTGAGTCCTCAA CAAGTTACCGAGCGTGTGGACGTGTGCGTGGAAGACGAGACGGTGAGGTATCTCAACCGGAGAGACGTGCAGTCTGCCCTTCATGCCCACCTCGACGGAGTTACCAAATGGACCGTCTGCAGCAG TGTTCTGGAGTACGAGCTACTCGACCTGGAGGTTCCAACGATCTCGGTCGTCGGCTCGCTTGTGAAGTCCGGGATCCCGGTGTTGGTCTACAG CGGCGATCAGGATTCTGTGATTCCTCTGACGGGAAGTCGAACGCTGGTGCAAAGGTTGGCCAACGAGCTGGGCCTGAAGACAACAGTCCCTTACAGAGTCTGGTTCGAGGGAGAACAG GTCGGTGGATGGACGCAAGTCTACGGTGAAGTCCTTTCGTTTGCCACCGTGAGAGGGGCATCTCACGAAGCTCCGTTCTCGCAGCCGGAGAGGTCGCTCGTGCTGTTCAGGGCGTTCCTGCAAGGCCGACCGCTGCCGGAGACGTTCACCTACGCGCCATGA
- the LOC135639942 gene encoding protein TIFY 9-like → MEARRVAISRYRCCCCSSSGGFIIGAPPRGKRKEKRKRRREKGEMTRGETMVELDFFRIEKENAARFRGVDRRGSVRGIESVISGINPRLLRTMIAPGAAWRAAAPPLSAETTLFFPSSSPSTMPALNPSFRSIGETSKGTPPLTIFYNGMVAVFDLPREKAEVILKLAEEGDARNVHTGDLLPMARRKSLQRFFEKRKQRLTAVGPYTKDVEEVGSGKKATSDPISASSS, encoded by the exons ATGGAAGCAAGGCGTGTTGCCATTTCTCgctatcgctgctgctgctgctcctcctcggGGGGTTTTATCATCGGCGCTCCTCCCCGCGGGAAGAGGAAAGAGAAGAGGAAGCGGCGGAGGGAGAAGGGAGAGATGACGAGGGGTGAGACCATGGTGGAGCTCGACTTCTTCCGGATCGAGAAGGAGAACGCCGCCAGGTTCCGCGGCGTGGATCGAAGAGGCTCCGTCCGAG GCATCGAGAGCGTGATCTCCGGTATCAACCCTCGGCTTCTCCGGACCATGATCGCCCCCGGTGCCGCTTGGAGGGCCGCAGCGCCTCCTTTGTCGGCGGAGACCACCCTGTTCTTCCCCTCCTCGTCTCCGTCGACGATGCCGGCTCTAAATCCGTCCTTCCG ATCGATCGGGGAGACATCGAAGGGAACGCCGCCGCTGACGATCTTCTACAACGGCATGGTGGCCGTCTTCGATCTCCCACGAGAGAAG GCGGAGGTTATCTTGAAGTTGGCGGAGGAGGGGGATGCACGAAACGTCCATACCGGAG ACCTACTGCCGATGGCGCGGCGGAAGTCGCTGCAGCGATTCTTCGAGAAGCGCAAGCAGAG ATTGACGGCGGTCGGGCCATACACGAAGGACGTCGAGGAGGTGGGATCGGGGAAGAAGGCGACTTCGGATCCCATTTCAGCTTCCAGTTCGTGA